One part of the Solanum dulcamara chromosome 8, daSolDulc1.2, whole genome shotgun sequence genome encodes these proteins:
- the LOC129899130 gene encoding uncharacterized protein LOC129899130, whose translation MAATNGSSDLYSEMEVDAFRRLFPLRYHEHHLLKSVRPDARKLGSARDTTLALGAVASADGSALAKIGSTTMLAAINMEVMTPTVECPDEGSIAIEFHMPPICSPLVRPGRPAEAASVISKQLSDTILSSGMIDLKELCLVGGKAAWMAYLDIYCLDADGSLFDAALLSAVAAFSHLNIPVVSLNEDGRIVLVSEDNVQLKLEKQPVNTEKRKLKLNSPPFSLTCLLHKNYILADPTAEEESIMETAVTVVLDSSYQLVSLYKPGGPVLAHTSVIQDCVVLARRRLKELQSVLNEAISDMEVE comes from the exons ATGGCTGCTACCAATGGATCAAGTGACTTGTATTCAGAGATGGAGGTGGACGCATTTAGACGTCTTTTCCCTTTGCGCTATCATGAGCACCATCTTCTTAAATCTGTCCGACCTGATGCCCGAAAGCTTGGAAGTGCTAGAGATACAACACTTGCACTTG GTGCCGTTGCCTCTGCTGATGGATCGGCACTGGCAAAGATTGGCTCCACT ACGATGCTGGCTGCCATCAACATGGAAGTCATGACTCCAACTGTTGAATGTCCAGATGAGGGATCCATAG CTATCGAATTTCACATGCCTCCCATTTGTTCTCCTCTGGTTCGGCCTGGTAGGCCTGCGGAGGCAGCATCAGTAATTTCAAAGCAGCTGTCAGACACTATCTTGAG TTCTGGCATGATTGACTTGAAAGAGTTGTGTTTGGTTGGAGGAAAAGCTGCATGGATGGCCTACCTG GACATATACTGTTTGGATGCTGACGGTTCCCTGTTTGACGCTGCATTACTATCTGCAGTTGCTGCCTTTTCGCATT TGAACATTCCAGTAGTGTCTTTGAATGAAGATGGGCGAATAGTTCTTGTTTCTGAGGACAATGTCCAATTGAAATTGGAGAAGCAGCCTGTCAATACAGAGAAAAGAAAACTCAAATTGAACTCTCCACCATTCTCCTTAACGTGCTTGCTTCACAAGAACTACATCCTAGCAGATCCTACAGCAGAGGAAGAATCTATAATGGAAACGGCTGTAACTGTGGTATTGGATTCTTCTTACCAGCTTGTTTCACTTTATAAACCAGGGGGGCCAGTTCTTGCCCATACATCAGTCATCCAG GATTGCGTCGTGCTGGCAAGACGCAGATTGAAAGAGCTTCAGAGTGTCTTGAACGAAGCTATTTCTGATATGGAAGTAGAGTGA
- the LOC129901312 gene encoding dof zinc finger protein DOF2.1-like encodes MDPSSAQHHHHQELSSQTLESMLVSTKPQQQDQKKPKPPEQAIKCPRCDSSNTKFCYYNNYSLSQPRYFCKSCRRYWTKGGTLRNVPVGGGCRKNKRSSSSSRSSSSQDQHSIINPPNCPNNPFSYDSSDLSLAFARLQKQGNGQLGFENHNNISMMCNENPSGIFLDALRGSTGFLENNNPLNGLIHHQNLYYGVGNIINGDMGLHNVENGGIGVNNNDQEMGLMHNYDQEISSGVTTSTTVTTVKQEMCNMAKDQGDNRILWGFPWQINGEGNNMADFDSTRRMWNGVGGSSWHGLLNSPLM; translated from the exons ATGGATCCCTCTAGTGCACAGCATCACCATCATCAG GAATTGTCTTCTCAAACCCTAGAAAGCATGCTGGTGAGCACAAAGCCACAACAACAAGATCAAAAGAAGCCAAAGCCACCAGAGCAAGCAATAAAATGTCCAAGATGTGACTCCTCCAACACCAAATTTTGCTACTACAACAACTACAGTCTCTCTCAACCTAGATATTTTTGCAAATCATGTAGAAGATATTGGACCAAAGGAGGAACATTAAGAAATGTTCCAGTAGGAGGAGGCTGTAGGAAGAACAAAaggtcatcatcatcatcaagaaGTAGTAGTAGCCAAGATCAACATTCCATTATCAACCCTCCTAATTGCCCTAATAATCCATTTTCCTATGATTCTAGTGATTTGAGCCTAGCATTTGCTAGGCTTCAAAAACAAGGGAATGGGCAATTGGGATTTGAAAACCATAACAATATTTCAATGATGTGCAATGAAAATCCAAGTGGAATATTTCTTGATGCACTTAGGGGTAGTACTGGATTCCTTGAAAATAATAATCCATTAAATGGATTAATTCATCACCAGAATTTGTACTATGGAGTTGGGAATATTATTAATGGGGACATGGGATTACATAATGTGGAAAATGGTGGAATAGGGGTGAATAACAATGATCAAGAAATGGGATTAATGCATAATTATGATCAAGAAATAAGCAGTGGTGTGACAACATCTACAACAGTGACAACAGTTAAACAAGAGATGTGCAACATGGCTAAAGATCAAGGTGACAACAGAATTTTGTGGGGATTTCCATGGCAAATTAATGGAGAAGGAAATAATATGGCTGATTTTGATTCAACTAGAAGAATGTGGAATGGAGTTGGTGGCTCTTCTTGGCATGGACTTCTCAATAGCCCTCTGATGTAG